In Dethiosulfovibrio peptidovorans, the DNA window GGCACCCTCGGGCGTTCCGCCCTGCACCTTGAAACCGCCAAGAGCCGATGCGGTCTGGGGAGTCAGGCCGATGTGGCCCATAACGTTAATGCCGGCACCGACAATGGCTTTTATTCTGGAGAGCATTTCCACCCCGCCTTCCAGCTTAATGCAGTCGCAGTTGGTTTCCTTTATCAGACGGTTGGCGTTCCGGACAGCCTCTTCATCGCTGACATTGTAGGAGCCGAAGGGCATATCACCGATAATCCATGTGTCGGGAGCCCCCTTCACCACCGGTTTGATGTGATGCACCATGTCGTCCATGGTGACCGATTCAGTGCCGTCATAACCCAGCATCACCATTCCCAGGGAATCGCCCACCAGGATAATTTCCACCTCGCTCTCATTGACAATGGATGCCATTGTGTAATCGTAGGCCGTTACAAAGCTGAACTTTCGCCCTTCCTGCTTGAACTTCTTGAAGTCCATAATGGACATCTTCTTTTTGCTCATTTTCTTCTCCCCTTAAAGCATGATTTTATATTGTCCCCTGATGATTCTCAGGATATCCATACCCGATTTTTTCCGATATTTTCCCGGCTTCCTCTCTAACCATGCGGGAATAGTCGGCCATGTGCTCCTTCTGCCGGAAACGGAACCTGGGAGTGGAAATGCTGAGGGCCGCAACCGGACTGCCGGTAAAATCCAGCACGGGCGCGC includes these proteins:
- a CDS encoding 3-methyl-2-oxobutanoate hydroxymethyltransferase, with the protein product MSKKKMSIMDFKKFKQEGRKFSFVTAYDYTMASIVNESEVEIILVGDSLGMVMLGYDGTESVTMDDMVHHIKPVVKGAPDTWIIGDMPFGSYNVSDEEAVRNANRLIKETNCDCIKLEGGVEMLSRIKAIVGAGINVMGHIGLTPQTASALGGFKVQGGTPEGA